A window of Oncorhynchus kisutch isolate 150728-3 linkage group LG10, Okis_V2, whole genome shotgun sequence contains these coding sequences:
- the bsnd gene encoding barttin, giving the protein MVEGKPYRYGLIAAGMCVLLVGLFVMTQERPHIYATLCSLGITMITLGTAWSLCQCYPKVVLISQSLEERGPRDSMDAVAGEKNISVTLAGFHDNKVSPALSVPLVLQLHSSHSCPILHLA; this is encoded by the exons ATGGTGGAGGGTAAGCCGTATCGGTATGGTCTGATCGCGgcagggatgtgtgtgttgttAGTCGGTCTGTTCGTTATGACTCAGGAGCGACCTCACATCTACGCAACACTCTGCTCTCTGGGGATCACCATGATCACCCTTGGCACCGCGTGGAGCCTCTGCCAGTGCTACCCTAAG GTGGTGTTGATCTCTCAGAGCCTGGAGGAGAGGGGACCCAGGGACAGCATGGATGCTGTTGCAGGGGAGAAAAACATCag tgttacaCTGGCTGGTTTCCATGATAACAAGGTCAGCCctgccctgtctgtccctctggtcctccaGCTCCACTCTTCCCACAGCTGTCCCATACTACACCTGGCTTGA